Proteins from a genomic interval of Diprion similis isolate iyDipSimi1 chromosome 10, iyDipSimi1.1, whole genome shotgun sequence:
- the LOC124411545 gene encoding gonadal protein gdl yields MDVVNPTPQDLQRKLYFLVEQLQHMASELPPKYQMRLPYELLSGLANSLLNDTIFEIVKGLMEIQHVTEKHLFQQRLQLLNQQKIEVQEALSNLHDEEKCIAAKMILQKKHKDELRQTDMKLVLQLDQKVSDQQGILEKAGVPGFYVTNNPTEIQVQMRLCDFIIRLSKMEIPC; encoded by the coding sequence ATGGATGTTGTAAATCCTACGCCACAGGATCTTCAGAGAAAGCTCTACTTTCTCGTTGAACAATTACAACACATGGCCAGCGAGTTGCCTCCCAAATATCAAATGCGTTTACCGTATGAACTTCTGTCTGGACTGGCAAATTCTTTGCTAAACGATACTATATTTGAAATAGTCAAAGGGTTGATGGAAATTCAACACGTTACAGAAAAACACTTGTTTCAACAGCGACTCCAGCTATTGaatcaacaaaaaattgaagttcAAGAGGCACTGTCCAATTTACATGACGAGGAAAAATGCATCGCagcaaaaatgattttacaaaAGAAACACAAAGATGAATTGCGACAAACTGATATGAAACTGGTGTTGCAATTAGATCAAAAGGTATCTGACCAACAAGGCATATTGGAAAAAGCTGGCGTTCCTGGATTCTACGTCACCAATAACCCCACAGAAATTCAAGTACAGATGAGACTTTGTGACTTCATAATACGGCTCAGTAAAATGGAAATTCCATGTTGA
- the LOC124411534 gene encoding lon protease homolog, mitochondrial isoform X1, translating to MRICVTGLRLKLLPVYRYRVTWNRTFSNVQSPVNCAGKFAGTATRQWGGKILTGETIGPIKAWEKVPRGYRQTTAFIAIRGFSSAKKSGDKDPPSNESEPELPDDYAAALPATVVVPEVWPHLPVIAINRNPVFPRFIKLIELSNPILIDVIRRKVKLNQPYVGIFLKKSEENEAEVVQNLDEVYSIGTFAQIHEVQDLGDRLRLVVMAHRRVKITGQILEDFSAKSPQEMKLTFPLLNTTINVPIEDTVAGGVKKHRRTMLRKRVEPKATESVSKVEEATELVPPEDEKKEDSTEGKVEASAATSETQPLLMVEVVNISHEKFRQTEEIKALTQEVIKTIRDIISMNPLYRESLQQMLHQGQRVVDNPVYLSDLGAALTGADAHELQQVLEEMDIPKRLMLSLALLKKECELSKLQQKIGREVEEKVKQQHRKYILHEQLKVIKKELGLEKDDKDAIEEKYRERIRQKVVPKPVMDVLDEELNKLSFLESHSSEFNVTRNYLDWLTSMPWGMTSPENLNLTQASEVLEKDHYGMEDIKKRILEFIAVSQLKGSTQGKILCFHGPPGVGKTSIARSIASALNREYFRFSVGGMTDVAEIKGHRRTYVGAMPGKIIQCLKKTKTENPLVLIDEVDKIGKGHQGDPASALLEMLDPEQNANFLDHYLDVPVDLSRVLFICTANVVDTIPEPLRDRMEMIEMSGYVAEEKVAIAKQYLIPQAMRDSGLSENHLKIHDDALGLLIKSYCRESGVRNLQKHIEKVSRKVAYKVVKNETDKIDLTNSNLQEFVGKPVFAHDRMYTITPPGVVMGLAWTAMGGSTLFIEITMRKPVGSKKLEGTFEITGHLGDVMKESTRIAMTVARNFLQKEDPNNTFLYDAHLHLHVPEGATPKDGPSAGATIATALISLAKNKPIRQNVAMTGELSLMGKVLPVGGIKEKTIAAKRVGVNCVLLPEENRKDYADLPKYITDGLEVHFVSNFDDVYRLCFLEGSTDPIGASTEFNANISSQTPSTAQATS from the exons ATGCGAATATGCGTAACGGGGCTACGACTTAAATTGTTACCAGTATATCGGTACCGAGTTACATGGAATCGAACATTTTCTAACGTCCAGAGCCCGGTGAATTGCGCAGGAAAATTTGCCGGTACCGCTACGCGACAATGGGGAGGAAAAATTCTTACTGGAGAAACGATTGGCCCTATCAAGGCGTGGGAAAAGGTTCCACGAGGGTACAGGCAGACCACCGCCTTTATTGCCATTCGGGGGTTCTCTTCAGCCAAGAAGTCCGGGGATAAAGATCCACCTTCCAA TGAAAGCGAGCCTGAACTCCCCGATGATTATGCTGCTGCTTTGCCTGCAACTGTGGTTGTTCCCGAAGTCTGGCCGCATCTACCGGTTATAGCTATAAATAGGAATCCTGTGTTTCCACGGTTTATCAAACTTATCGAACTGAGCAATCCAATTTTGATAGATGTTATACGTCGTAAAGTTAAACTGAACCAACCGTATGTCGGgatatttttgaagaaaagcGAAGA GAATGAGGCTGAGGTCGTGCAAAATTTGGATGAGGTGTATTCCATTGGAACTTTTGCTCAGATACACGAAGTACAGGACTTGGGTGATCGATTGAGACTTGTCGTAATGGCCCATAGAAGAGTAAAAATTACTGGTCAAATACTAGAAGACTTTTCTGCAAAATCACCTCAAG AGATGAAACTGACGTTTCCACTACTAAATACCACAATTAACGTCCCTATAGAAGACACGGTAGCTGGTGGTGTTAAAAAGCATCGTAGGACTATGCTGAGGAAAAGGGTTGAACCTAAAGCTACTGAATCAGTTAGTAAAGTTGAAGAAGCTACCGAACTTGTACCACCAGAAGatgagaagaaagaagattCTACAGAAGGAAAAGTAGAAGCAAGTGCAGCCACTTCTGAAACTCAACCATTGCTCATGGTCGAAGTTGTCAATATTTCGCATGAAAAATTCAGGCAAACAGAAGAAATAAAG GCACTAACTCAGGAGGTGATCAAGACAATTCGAGACATAATTAGTATGAATCCGCTATACAGAGAATCACTTCAACAAATGCTGCATCAAGGTCAAAGAGTCGTTGACAATCCTGTCTATCTTAGCGACTTGGGCGCTGCACTTACAGGAGCTGATGCTCACGAGCTGCAACAAGTACTCGAAGAAATGGAT ATTCCAAAAAGGTTAATGTTATCATTGGCACTCCTTAAGAAGGAATGTGAGCTTAGTAAACTGCAGCAAAAAATTGGTAGAGAAGTGgaagaaaaagtgaaacaGCAGCACAGAAAGTACATACTTCACGAGCAGttgaaagttataaaaaaagaactgGGATTGGAAAAGGATGACAAAGATGCAATTGAGGAGAAATACAGAGAACGTATAAGGCAGAAAGTTGTGCCAAAACCAGTCATGGATGTCTTGGATGAGGAATTGAACAAATTAAGTTTTCTCGAGAGTCACAGCAGCGAATTCAA TGTGACGAGAAATTATCTTGATTGGCTAACATCTATGCCTTGGGGAATGACAAGTCCAGAGAATCTGAATCTTACCCAAGCTAGTGAAGTTTTAGAAAAAGATCACTATGGCATGGAGGATATAAAGAAGAGAATTCTTG AATTTATCGCTGTTAGTCAGCTAAAAGGCTCAACCCAGGGAAAAATATTATGCTTTCATGGCCCGCCAGGTGTTGGTAAGACGTCGATAGCAAGATCTATTGCCAGCGCTCTCAATAGGGAGTATTTCAGATTTAGTGTCGGTGGCATGACCGATGTCGCTGAAATCAAGGGTCACCGGCGAACTTATGTAGGAGCGATGCCGGGAAAGATAATTCAGTGTTTGAAAAAGACGAAAACTGAAAATCCATTGGTTCTAATAGACGAGGTTGACAAAATCGGAAA GGGACATCAAGGCGATCCAGCTTCAGCTCTGTTAGAGATGTTGGATCCTGAGCAGAATGCAAATTTCTTAGATCATTATCTCGATGTACCTGTAGATCTATCaagagttttatttatttgcactGCAAACGTTGTTGACACTATCCCAGAGCCCTTGAGAGACCGAATGGAGATGATTGAGATGTCGGGGTATGTAGCTGAAGAGAAGGTGGCTATTGCCAAACAATATTTGATACCACAGGCGATGCGGGACTCAGGACTGTCGGAAAACCACTTGAAAATCCATGACGATGCGTTAGGTCTGTTGATAAAATCCTATTGTCGAGAGTCGGGAGTAAGAAATTTGCAGAAACACATCGAGAAAGTTTCACGCAAAGTTGCGTATAAGGTTGTTAAAAATGAAACGGACAAAATCGATCTAACCAACAGTAATTTACAAGAGTTCGTTGGAAAACCTGTCTTTGCTCATGACAGAATGTACACGATTACACCACCTGGTGTTGTCATGGGATTGGCGTGGACAGCCATGGGCGGATCTACACTATTCATAGAGATAACAATGAGAAAGCCTGTTGGCAGTAAAAAATTGGAAGGCACATTTGAAATAACTGGTCATCTGGGTGACGTAATGAAAGAGTCGACACGAATTGCAATGACTGTGGCTAggaatttcctacaaaaagaAGATCCGAATAACACATTCCTTTACGATGCTCACCTGCATCTGCATGTTCCTGAAGGTGCAACACCGAAGGATGGACCAAGCGCTGGAGCTACCATTGCAACAGCCCTAATTTCGCttgcaaaaaataaaccaaTCAGGCAAAATGTTGCTATGACTGGAGAGCTTAGTCTTATGGGAAAGGTCCTTCCTGTCGGTGGGATAAAGGAGAAAACAATTGCA gCTAAACGAGTTGGCGTCAATTGTGTATTATTACCAGAGGAGAACAGAAAGGACTATGCCGACCTTCCTAAATACATTACAGATGGTCTAGAAGTACATTTCGtatcaaattttgatgacGTCTACAGACTCTGCTTCCTCGAAGGATCCACTGATCCGATTGGTGCCAGTACCGAATTTAACGCCAATATTTCATCTCAAACCCCATCTACTGCACAAGCTACTTCTTGA
- the LOC124411534 gene encoding lon protease homolog, mitochondrial isoform X2 produces MRICVTGLRLKLLPVYRYRVTWNRTFSNVQSPVNCAGKFAGTATRQWGGKILTGETIGPIKAWEKVPRGYRQTTAFIAIRGFSSAKKSGDKDPPSNESEPELPDDYAAALPATVVVPEVWPHLPVIAINRNPVFPRFIKLIELSNPILIDVIRRKVKLNQPYVGIFLKKSEENEAEVVQNLDEVYSIGTFAQIHEVQDLGDRLRLVVMAHRRVKITGQILEDFSAKSPQEDTVAGGVKKHRRTMLRKRVEPKATESVSKVEEATELVPPEDEKKEDSTEGKVEASAATSETQPLLMVEVVNISHEKFRQTEEIKALTQEVIKTIRDIISMNPLYRESLQQMLHQGQRVVDNPVYLSDLGAALTGADAHELQQVLEEMDIPKRLMLSLALLKKECELSKLQQKIGREVEEKVKQQHRKYILHEQLKVIKKELGLEKDDKDAIEEKYRERIRQKVVPKPVMDVLDEELNKLSFLESHSSEFNVTRNYLDWLTSMPWGMTSPENLNLTQASEVLEKDHYGMEDIKKRILEFIAVSQLKGSTQGKILCFHGPPGVGKTSIARSIASALNREYFRFSVGGMTDVAEIKGHRRTYVGAMPGKIIQCLKKTKTENPLVLIDEVDKIGKGHQGDPASALLEMLDPEQNANFLDHYLDVPVDLSRVLFICTANVVDTIPEPLRDRMEMIEMSGYVAEEKVAIAKQYLIPQAMRDSGLSENHLKIHDDALGLLIKSYCRESGVRNLQKHIEKVSRKVAYKVVKNETDKIDLTNSNLQEFVGKPVFAHDRMYTITPPGVVMGLAWTAMGGSTLFIEITMRKPVGSKKLEGTFEITGHLGDVMKESTRIAMTVARNFLQKEDPNNTFLYDAHLHLHVPEGATPKDGPSAGATIATALISLAKNKPIRQNVAMTGELSLMGKVLPVGGIKEKTIAAKRVGVNCVLLPEENRKDYADLPKYITDGLEVHFVSNFDDVYRLCFLEGSTDPIGASTEFNANISSQTPSTAQATS; encoded by the exons ATGCGAATATGCGTAACGGGGCTACGACTTAAATTGTTACCAGTATATCGGTACCGAGTTACATGGAATCGAACATTTTCTAACGTCCAGAGCCCGGTGAATTGCGCAGGAAAATTTGCCGGTACCGCTACGCGACAATGGGGAGGAAAAATTCTTACTGGAGAAACGATTGGCCCTATCAAGGCGTGGGAAAAGGTTCCACGAGGGTACAGGCAGACCACCGCCTTTATTGCCATTCGGGGGTTCTCTTCAGCCAAGAAGTCCGGGGATAAAGATCCACCTTCCAA TGAAAGCGAGCCTGAACTCCCCGATGATTATGCTGCTGCTTTGCCTGCAACTGTGGTTGTTCCCGAAGTCTGGCCGCATCTACCGGTTATAGCTATAAATAGGAATCCTGTGTTTCCACGGTTTATCAAACTTATCGAACTGAGCAATCCAATTTTGATAGATGTTATACGTCGTAAAGTTAAACTGAACCAACCGTATGTCGGgatatttttgaagaaaagcGAAGA GAATGAGGCTGAGGTCGTGCAAAATTTGGATGAGGTGTATTCCATTGGAACTTTTGCTCAGATACACGAAGTACAGGACTTGGGTGATCGATTGAGACTTGTCGTAATGGCCCATAGAAGAGTAAAAATTACTGGTCAAATACTAGAAGACTTTTCTGCAAAATCACCTCAAG AAGACACGGTAGCTGGTGGTGTTAAAAAGCATCGTAGGACTATGCTGAGGAAAAGGGTTGAACCTAAAGCTACTGAATCAGTTAGTAAAGTTGAAGAAGCTACCGAACTTGTACCACCAGAAGatgagaagaaagaagattCTACAGAAGGAAAAGTAGAAGCAAGTGCAGCCACTTCTGAAACTCAACCATTGCTCATGGTCGAAGTTGTCAATATTTCGCATGAAAAATTCAGGCAAACAGAAGAAATAAAG GCACTAACTCAGGAGGTGATCAAGACAATTCGAGACATAATTAGTATGAATCCGCTATACAGAGAATCACTTCAACAAATGCTGCATCAAGGTCAAAGAGTCGTTGACAATCCTGTCTATCTTAGCGACTTGGGCGCTGCACTTACAGGAGCTGATGCTCACGAGCTGCAACAAGTACTCGAAGAAATGGAT ATTCCAAAAAGGTTAATGTTATCATTGGCACTCCTTAAGAAGGAATGTGAGCTTAGTAAACTGCAGCAAAAAATTGGTAGAGAAGTGgaagaaaaagtgaaacaGCAGCACAGAAAGTACATACTTCACGAGCAGttgaaagttataaaaaaagaactgGGATTGGAAAAGGATGACAAAGATGCAATTGAGGAGAAATACAGAGAACGTATAAGGCAGAAAGTTGTGCCAAAACCAGTCATGGATGTCTTGGATGAGGAATTGAACAAATTAAGTTTTCTCGAGAGTCACAGCAGCGAATTCAA TGTGACGAGAAATTATCTTGATTGGCTAACATCTATGCCTTGGGGAATGACAAGTCCAGAGAATCTGAATCTTACCCAAGCTAGTGAAGTTTTAGAAAAAGATCACTATGGCATGGAGGATATAAAGAAGAGAATTCTTG AATTTATCGCTGTTAGTCAGCTAAAAGGCTCAACCCAGGGAAAAATATTATGCTTTCATGGCCCGCCAGGTGTTGGTAAGACGTCGATAGCAAGATCTATTGCCAGCGCTCTCAATAGGGAGTATTTCAGATTTAGTGTCGGTGGCATGACCGATGTCGCTGAAATCAAGGGTCACCGGCGAACTTATGTAGGAGCGATGCCGGGAAAGATAATTCAGTGTTTGAAAAAGACGAAAACTGAAAATCCATTGGTTCTAATAGACGAGGTTGACAAAATCGGAAA GGGACATCAAGGCGATCCAGCTTCAGCTCTGTTAGAGATGTTGGATCCTGAGCAGAATGCAAATTTCTTAGATCATTATCTCGATGTACCTGTAGATCTATCaagagttttatttatttgcactGCAAACGTTGTTGACACTATCCCAGAGCCCTTGAGAGACCGAATGGAGATGATTGAGATGTCGGGGTATGTAGCTGAAGAGAAGGTGGCTATTGCCAAACAATATTTGATACCACAGGCGATGCGGGACTCAGGACTGTCGGAAAACCACTTGAAAATCCATGACGATGCGTTAGGTCTGTTGATAAAATCCTATTGTCGAGAGTCGGGAGTAAGAAATTTGCAGAAACACATCGAGAAAGTTTCACGCAAAGTTGCGTATAAGGTTGTTAAAAATGAAACGGACAAAATCGATCTAACCAACAGTAATTTACAAGAGTTCGTTGGAAAACCTGTCTTTGCTCATGACAGAATGTACACGATTACACCACCTGGTGTTGTCATGGGATTGGCGTGGACAGCCATGGGCGGATCTACACTATTCATAGAGATAACAATGAGAAAGCCTGTTGGCAGTAAAAAATTGGAAGGCACATTTGAAATAACTGGTCATCTGGGTGACGTAATGAAAGAGTCGACACGAATTGCAATGACTGTGGCTAggaatttcctacaaaaagaAGATCCGAATAACACATTCCTTTACGATGCTCACCTGCATCTGCATGTTCCTGAAGGTGCAACACCGAAGGATGGACCAAGCGCTGGAGCTACCATTGCAACAGCCCTAATTTCGCttgcaaaaaataaaccaaTCAGGCAAAATGTTGCTATGACTGGAGAGCTTAGTCTTATGGGAAAGGTCCTTCCTGTCGGTGGGATAAAGGAGAAAACAATTGCA gCTAAACGAGTTGGCGTCAATTGTGTATTATTACCAGAGGAGAACAGAAAGGACTATGCCGACCTTCCTAAATACATTACAGATGGTCTAGAAGTACATTTCGtatcaaattttgatgacGTCTACAGACTCTGCTTCCTCGAAGGATCCACTGATCCGATTGGTGCCAGTACCGAATTTAACGCCAATATTTCATCTCAAACCCCATCTACTGCACAAGCTACTTCTTGA
- the LOC124411541 gene encoding uncharacterized protein LOC124411541, with amino-acid sequence MRGIRENSLEHNFAPPVVFGSARRLPTENNNSNGNKDVISLRDLSMPEIWKLARDRVRISGIERRSIDNPSHKRIAVSETVTRRRTSTHQIMSRRVDSTAANDGIDDNEEFFANLLKKMTKEQFIQSSEVNKSRKRLSLWNKENAKTSDQSKRTKSNVNMIPPIPPTMAPLKKRLLPQQHNICLQAVAAIPVRSRSTKTEQRDQSVPQHKSTLNLTQEDTNMKESYLSFTDCDILSNVPRKVKENCLRQRTEDNGFSSSFLETLNLQHNHAVEAVNHNSRHATLQGDYSYSKKYNQNFLNSPCLSTIEEYLEPSMVIEPSIYDPNAMEYERHSNLSIPFTPPLPTEFVSCNAHEFDEGFNNLDENDNSRSLSALTITCPSLISNCESKYNYEIMNPKTFNIRDDNLFN; translated from the exons ATGAGAGGAATTAGGGAAAATAGTCTAGAACACAATTTTGCACCACCAGTTGTTTTCGGAAGTGCCCGTCGCTTGCCAACtgagaataataatagcaaCGGGAACAAAGACGTTATTTCATTAAGGGATCTGTCTATGCCAGAGATATGGAAGCTGGCTAGAGATCGTGTGAGGATCAGTGGTATAGAGAGACGATCCATAGATAATCCTTCGCACAAACGTATAGCTGTGTCTGAGACTGTGACGAGACGTCGCACATCAACTCATCAAATCATGTCTCGACGTGTAGACTCAACTGCTGCAAATGATGGAATAGACGATAACGAGGAGTTCTTTGCAAATTTACTGAAGAAAATGACCAAGGAACAATTCAT ACAATCCAGTGAAGTTAATAAATCGCGGAAGCGGCTGAGCCTATGGAATAAAGAGAACGCGAAAACCTCCGACCAAAGCAAGCGGACCAAGAGTAATGTCAACATGATTCCTCCTATTCCACCAACAATGGCACCGTTAAAAAAACGATTGTTGCCTCAACAGCACAATATTTGTTTGCAAGCCGTCGCAGCTATTCCAGTTCGATCTAGATCAACCAAAACAGAACAGCGAGATCAATCTGTTCCTCAGCATAAGTCAACTTTAAATCTGACTCAAGAAGACACGAATATGAAAGAATCTTATTTAAGCTTTACGGATTGTGACATATTGTCAAATGTGCCAAGGAAAGTCAAAGAAAATTGTCTTCGACAGAGGACTGAAGACAatggtttttcttcttccttcttggAAACGTTGAATTTGCAACATAATCATGCTGTTGAGGCCGTCAATCACAATTCCAGACATGCTACATTGCAGGGCGATTACAGttacagtaaaaaatataaccagaattttttaaacagtccATGTCTTTCAACTATTGAAGAATACCTCGAACCATCCATGGTAATCGAACCTTCGATCTATGACCCAAATGCTATGGAGTATGAACGCCACTCAAACTTGTCTATTCCATTCACTCCACCCTTGCCCACAGAATTTGTCAGTTGTAATGCTCATGAATTTGATGAAGGTTTTAACAATCTTGACGAGAATGATAATTCCCGCTCATTGTCAGCATTGACGATAACTTGCCCAAGTCTTATTTCAAACTGCGAAAGCAAGTATAACTACGAGATTATGAACCCGAAAACATTCAACATACGAGATGATAACTTGTTCAACTGA
- the LOC124411543 gene encoding very-long-chain (3R)-3-hydroxyacyl-CoA dehydratase isoform X1 — protein sequence MPETPSPFVYWAQTESQVTLKVDLTDVKTPGVFLHEKKLKFVAYGQGARGPDNYAFVLDFHSEIDPEESNFKVIDRQVDFTLRKKSSGWWPRLTSQPQKPAWLKIDFDKWKSQDGDGDEDEGTGIDVEEKRDITKDYPDMYDKLYKEEFGYRQEDLKKVYLVFYNLCQFVGFAYVLMIMAVRYSRDGPDSMLTTYESVGTAMKFVQLLQFLEVMHPLFGYTKGGFMTPLLQVGARAIILFCMIESEPRMQTKPVVFYLFVVWSSVEIVRYPYYLTQLFKTEFSFLTWLRYTIWMPLYPLGFLCEGIVILRNIPYFEETNRFTIALPNQWNFAFHFPSAMRIYLLLLCLPGMYIMMSHMNRVRYQKLSKTNIKRKYN from the exons atgCCGGAGACACCGTCACCTTTCGTGTATTGGGCTCAGACTGAGAGCCAAGTTACACTTAAGGTTGATCTAACCGATGTCAAG ACCCCTGGCGTTTTCTTGCACGAGAAGAAGTTAAAATTCGTTGCCTACGGGCAAGGTGCCAGAGGCCCTGACAACTATGCTTTCGTCCTGGATTTTCATTCGGAAATTGATCCTGAG GAAAGCAATTTTAAAGTAATTGATCGACAAGTTGATTTTACCCTGCGTAAAAAATCGAGTGGCTGGTGGCCTCGTCTAACTAGTCAACCGCAAAAACCAGCTTggctaaaaattgatttcgataAGTGGAAGAGTCAGGATGGTGATGGCGATGAAGATGAAGGAACAGGGATAGATGTAGAGGAAAAACGAGATATTACTAAAGATTACCCAGACATGTATGATAAACTTTACAAAGAAGAATTTGGATATAGGCAAG AagacttgaaaaaagtttacctAGTTTTTTACAACTTATGTCAATTTGTTGGATTCGCTTACGTATTAATGATAATGGCAGTTAGATACTCACGGGATGGACCAG ACTCTATGCTGACTACATATGAATCGGTTGGGACTGCAATGAAATTTGTACAATTACTACAATTTCTGGAAGTAATGCACCCTCTATTTGGATATACTAAGGGAGGATTTATGACACCATTACTACAAGTTGGAGCCAGAGCAATTATATTGTTCTGCATGATAGAATCAGAACCTCGAATGCAAACAAAGCCAGTTGTATTTTACTTATTTGTAGTATGGAGTTCCGTTGAAATAGTTAGATATCCGTACTATTTGACACAACTGTTTAAAACAGAGTTCAGTTTTCTGACGTGGTTACGATACACAATATGGATGCCGCTTTATCCTCTTGGTTTCCTCTGCGAAGGTATAGTAATACTAAGGAACATTCCGTATTTTGAAGAGACCAACAGGTTCACGATTGCCTTGCCCAACCAATGGAATTTcgcttttcattttccttcaGCAATGAGAATATATCTATTGTTACTCTGCTTGCCAGGTATGTACATAATGATGTCGCATATGAATCGTGTCAGATATCAAAAACTGTCCAAGACGAACATAAAAAGAAAGTACAATTAG
- the LOC124411543 gene encoding very-long-chain (3R)-3-hydroxyacyl-CoA dehydratase isoform X2 — translation MPETPSPFVYWAQTESQVTLKVDLTDVKTPGVFLHEKKLKFVAYGQGARGPDNYAFVLDFHSEIDPEESNFKVIDRQVDFTLRKKSSGWWPRLTSQPQKPAWLKIDFDKWKSQDGDGDEDEGTGIDVEEKRDITKDYPDMYDKLYKEEFGYRQDSMLTTYESVGTAMKFVQLLQFLEVMHPLFGYTKGGFMTPLLQVGARAIILFCMIESEPRMQTKPVVFYLFVVWSSVEIVRYPYYLTQLFKTEFSFLTWLRYTIWMPLYPLGFLCEGIVILRNIPYFEETNRFTIALPNQWNFAFHFPSAMRIYLLLLCLPGMYIMMSHMNRVRYQKLSKTNIKRKYN, via the exons atgCCGGAGACACCGTCACCTTTCGTGTATTGGGCTCAGACTGAGAGCCAAGTTACACTTAAGGTTGATCTAACCGATGTCAAG ACCCCTGGCGTTTTCTTGCACGAGAAGAAGTTAAAATTCGTTGCCTACGGGCAAGGTGCCAGAGGCCCTGACAACTATGCTTTCGTCCTGGATTTTCATTCGGAAATTGATCCTGAG GAAAGCAATTTTAAAGTAATTGATCGACAAGTTGATTTTACCCTGCGTAAAAAATCGAGTGGCTGGTGGCCTCGTCTAACTAGTCAACCGCAAAAACCAGCTTggctaaaaattgatttcgataAGTGGAAGAGTCAGGATGGTGATGGCGATGAAGATGAAGGAACAGGGATAGATGTAGAGGAAAAACGAGATATTACTAAAGATTACCCAGACATGTATGATAAACTTTACAAAGAAGAATTTGGATATAGGCAAG ACTCTATGCTGACTACATATGAATCGGTTGGGACTGCAATGAAATTTGTACAATTACTACAATTTCTGGAAGTAATGCACCCTCTATTTGGATATACTAAGGGAGGATTTATGACACCATTACTACAAGTTGGAGCCAGAGCAATTATATTGTTCTGCATGATAGAATCAGAACCTCGAATGCAAACAAAGCCAGTTGTATTTTACTTATTTGTAGTATGGAGTTCCGTTGAAATAGTTAGATATCCGTACTATTTGACACAACTGTTTAAAACAGAGTTCAGTTTTCTGACGTGGTTACGATACACAATATGGATGCCGCTTTATCCTCTTGGTTTCCTCTGCGAAGGTATAGTAATACTAAGGAACATTCCGTATTTTGAAGAGACCAACAGGTTCACGATTGCCTTGCCCAACCAATGGAATTTcgcttttcattttccttcaGCAATGAGAATATATCTATTGTTACTCTGCTTGCCAGGTATGTACATAATGATGTCGCATATGAATCGTGTCAGATATCAAAAACTGTCCAAGACGAACATAAAAAGAAAGTACAATTAG
- the LOC124411548 gene encoding 40S ribosomal protein S15 — protein sequence MAEVDETQKKKRAFRKFTFRGVDLDQLLDMPNEQLMELLHARARRRFSHGLKRKPMALVKKLRKAKKEAPPNEKPEIVKTHLRNMIIVPEMVGSIVGVYNGKTFNQVEIKPEMIGHYLGEFSVTYKPVKHGRPGIGATHSSRFIPLK from the exons ATGGCAGAG GTTGATGAAActcagaagaagaagagggcCTTCAGGAAGTTCACCTTCCGAGGCGTCGACCTGGACCAACTCCTCGACATGCCCAA TGAACAGCTGATGGAGCTGCTGCACGCCCGTGCTCGCAGGCGTTTCTCACACGGTCTCAAGCGCAAGCCGATGGCTCTTGTGAAGAAACTCCGTAAAGCAAAGAAGGAAGCTCCCCCAAATGAGAAGCCAGAAATTGTCAAGACTCACCTTCGCAACATGATCATTGTTCCAGAGATGGTCGGATCCATTGTTGGTGTCTATAACGGAAAGACTTTCAACCAGGTGGAAATCAAGCCTGAGATGATCGGACACTACCTTGGAGAGTTCTCTGTTACCTACAAGCCTGTTAAGCACGGTAGGCCTGGTATTGGTGCTACTCACTCCTCCAGATTTATTCCTCTCAAGTAA